tatatatatatatatatatatatatatatatatatatatatatatatatatatatatatatatatatatatatatatatatatatatatatatatatatatatatatatatatatatatatatatatatatatatatatatatatatatatatatatatatatatatatatatatatatatatatatatatatatataacaactgTTGCACAGAATATGGCTTATACTGAAAACATTGTCATATATGGAAATCAGGCAAGCATCACATCTTTGTATAAGATGAATTCAGGTAGCAAACATCACACAGGTATTTGAAGTGATGCATTTATAATGACAGCCAAATGCATTCAATATTGAGTTCATTAATTAGACAGTCTTGAAAGACACAAGGCCATGATGCACACAAATCAAGATTTTCTATGATCACAATTCTGGTAACAATTGTACATTGCATAAAACTTGCCTAGTGATAGAAATAaactttacatatacatttaGTGTCTGAGAATTCAAAGACTGAATCTTCACTGACTTGTTACATGAGTATTTCATTTGAATATTTGAGCTCTATGGAAGTTTACTGAGTAATACTATAACAAGTATAGACACCAAACTTTCCTTTGCATACCATAAAAATAGAATGATGTTCAGTTGTCTCAATTTCCAAAAAAGCCATTTCATAATGAGGGTGTAAGTTAATACTGCTATATATAAAGAACTTGCAGTTTAGTAACTCAACAGGTTACTTTTCCACCTGAATCACATCCagggctattattattatctgaaTTACATATTTGACTTTTGTCTCAAACAGCATCCTACTTCCTTCTCAATAAGctaatgatttttttgttttgttttttgtctccaAACAGAGCAATCAAAATGAGCTTTCTTTGTTACAATGATAAAGCTAAACATTTTTGGCACAGTTGGTCTATTACCTTTTATGGGCTTGAAATCAATATAATATTCTTTTCTAAGACAGGAATTAAAATAAAATTGTTTGAAATCACACACTATTGAAGGCTGAATATGTTACTGAGCAAACAAACAATGTAAGAGTTCAAAATTTAGTATGATTTATTATTAGACTAGCTATGTGTTTGGAATTTTCATGAGAATGTGATCTTATCAGGCAACACAGATATGGCCATATTAAGGGGGAACTGGCCATGAATAGCACCATTGTTAATGAGAATATCTCAAATGAGACTTCATGCAAAGTCTTTGAAACCTTACAGAACTTTAATATCAAACAACCTTCACTAGAACTACATTTGGTATCATACTTATTTCTCCTGATATGATATGTAAACTTAAAAGGCATACAGCATGACTTACTATGCATGAGTCTCCATTCTTTCAATATTGGACTTCATAAGTGCAATATTTGAATCTATCTTGGAGAGAAAGTCATTAGGACTTGTTTCTGAGCAGTCAAGAAGGCCACTGGAAGTGGATGGTGAGTGGCATACCTTAGGTGTGCTGCTGGGAGAACAGCTCACCTCAGAGCTGCAAAATACAGGACAATATCATCAATTTTAAAACTCTGTTTAGGTCTCCTCAACAGAATTTAATCTGAGAACATCATGAATATGTAACTTTTAGTGGAAAAATCACTGTATGTCTTTCTATATACAATTGTCAGATTTTGAAATCTTCTCATTCCACATTTGAATTTATAAATGTAATGCTTActcatcttccctctttttaaAGTGAAAAAATTAACATTTCATTTTCCATCTCGGAATGCTCATAACACTTCTACTTCTTATTAATCCTCAAGCAAGAACAGCTGTGTATAAGCATTTGATACAGTCTTGGTCCTAATGTTTACGACACATTATCTGATAACATAAAGAATTGGACTAataatttcaaaattttcaagAGCAGAATGAAAAGTATTTATTCAATATTCTTATTCTAAATTCTTGATACTAAAGTCAGAACTTTATCATTAATTTGTAGCTGAATTATAACGATGTTGTCTCATGTGAATACCATTTATCATAAAGAAGTTAACATAATATTGTGAAATATTATCAATTATCTATTAGGATAGAAAAATTCTGTCCAGTCCTCTGTATGAATTACATTTAAACAATCAATAAAcaatcaatgaataaaaaaaaaatccatctttTATCACAAATATCTAGCTACCAATTCCAGAAACTACTGCAAGCTGTTTCCGGAAGCACTCCCATAATGTCTTACTCATTCACAATTCTTTACAGAAGTAAAATATAGTAAAACAAACTCTATGCCATAAATATTCATAACTATTTCCTTTGCTCCTTTCCATCCTAACTTACAACAGGACAGAAAGTTTGTAACCTGATTCTTCCTAAAACTTGATGACCATAGCAAGTATTGAAATCCATAAAAGATAAATTCTTAGCAATAGATCTCCAGTCACTGACAGTCCATGATGCTCTACTGTACACCTTCTTTGGCCAGACCAATGATCAAACTCAAGATGATTCAATTTTTCCCTGTGTGGCCAATGGACATGACTCCCATCTCACTGAGCAGATAGGCTACTGTTACCTTCATGGTCCCAAGCAGAAATAAAAGACATTTACCTGTCAGAGGCATCTATGTGATTTGATGAGGAGTTGCAGGAACTAGTGACCACTTCATACATATCTCGACTGACAGGCACCTCCAGGAAGTCGTGAAGAAACATTGCTTCCACTGTCCATAATTTGTTGTGCTGCTTAATTGTCTCCACCTGAAATATCACATCTCCATTGACATATAGCAAAATAACAGTACACTAATGCAGAGAAATTCAGCAACCTTCAATTTCATATTCACATAAGGCACTCTGagatacatgtaaaaaaatctgaaaaaatcaGAGGCAAAAAACATGGAGTGATGGGTGCAATATtcaagaaatgataaatgataactGCAGACAAAGAGGGATTGGAGaggcaaaataatgtaaagagcATAAAAGAGAAAGTTAAGTTAGGACCAAGCACTATATTAGTATGCAAGGAGACACGCCCAAAGAGCCTCCACCTAGCCAATTGTATTCTATAAGTTGTAATCTGAGAAATTTAACCATGCACTTCTAGGCCAtcctttacttttatatataatCTCGTATTTCTATCTTCTGCTTTTATAATATATAAGCCTTGAATAATCTGAAATAGCTACTCTACTAAAAGATACAGGTAATGTAAAGAATGTAGAAGGCAAAATAGAATTAAAAGCTTGGAGATGCTTCATGGTCTCATAGTCATCAAGGGAGTATGAAAGTCCGAAGTGAAAGTAGATCAGTAACAGGTACGTCAGGTAAGGTAGGAAGtcacaccattttcttttttttttcttaccaacTAGGAAGCAAGAAAGAGGCTGGTCAAGGACTTACGTAAGTGACTACAGGTGACAAGAGTACACTCCACTACTGGTTTATGATTCACTACGAAGTCCAAAGGGTTAATTTCCTTGTAAGATTGAAAGCTGTACTTCCGTATAATATTTTACATATGAGCAGTGTGCTCAAGGTTCAATAGTGACAAAAAACCATAAAAGGCATCATTGGTCTAAAACAGGTTGAGAAGAAAGACCACAATTAGGTGAATGACCTATGCTACTTGAGAGATAAGATaagcaaaagaggaaaagttgaaaATGTTGTGGAATGATAAAATCAGTATAATAATGCAAAAAGATGGACTACATTTTTCAGCctataaagataaagaataaaattttAAACCTCAATATTGAATCTTTGCCAAGACACTCACAGGAAACGAGAGGTACAATACGTTACCAATCAGGCCACAATGATTATCAAGATGCAAGTGTATTTGGGTATGCTTTGACTGTCCAATCACTATATTACCTATTTCCAATATCTATTTATGACTGACTCAATACATGAACATGGATATAAAAAACTATTCTGTTctcaatgttattcttacaatGTACTAGTATCATATCTTCTAAGACTGAATTAGTTTCTCTATGGCAAGATGAGCAATGATGGCTGGCAGGCAAGGTGAAGAGGCAACTCAAGCTCATATGTACAATGTTAAAAAGGGACAACAAATACAGAGCATAGAAAATATCTTTCAAGAAAATCCAAACAATAAGATCACACAACTCTGAAAATGACACTTCAGATTTATCAATGAAATTACAGAAAACATGAATTAAgatagcaagagaaaaaatggaattaGATGGAATGGAGATAAGCAATCCGTTGTGGTAGCTCTAATAGGAGCTGCCATAAATATTACACAAAGCCCACATCATTCTCAGACAGTCTGAATGCCTCACAAAACATCTCTATTTACAAAATTGATAATAACATTACACAATATATcagatacatatatacaatgCAACCTAACCTATTTTGCCCTAACTTAACATAATGGAAGCAGCAAACACCTGAAGCAAAACTTCCTGAGGCTAAATGACACACATACGGATATGAATACCCACTCTACAACACGTGTCAGGGCTGTTTCAGATTATGCATGGTTAAGTTACAATGGCGATATGTTTTGCAGTGCATCACAGATTCTAAATCCATACCATTGAGGCTCACTTTAAGAAATACACAGTAATACTAACAAGAAAGTTTTGGAAGATATTCTCTGTTTAATGACTGTTTCCGGATATTTTCCAAAATTAGTGTTCATTCACCTTAGATTTttattaccaaaaaaaaaaattctccttAGAATTTTCTATTAGCCTATTTTTGCCTCCCAAACCCTAAAACACAGCTTTCCCACCAGACTCCTAGTCTTGTTTTTCCAGGAAAGGGGTGGCAATAGAATACATAAACATCTGCTTTTGGTAATAATAACTTCTCGACGTCATGCAGATAGGCTATTGTACCTTCAACTTTAATATCACTTTCTCAGAAATTTTGTTTGGCTATACAGCTACTTCAAGTGATATAAGACATCCATGAAAACACGCTATCATGTGCAGTCTCTACTAGAGTTTTCAGTTTGTGACAGTTGCTTgcccaaacaaaaacaaaaaaaatttattttctttccatattctgCACACTAACAAGGCATGTAAATAATAAGAGTAGATAACAGGCTGGTTTTATATCCAATATGATACTCTCCCTTCATTACAGACCAAAACTGACATCCAGGTAAGACACACCTTACCTAATAACCATTTCATTGCTACACACTCTCTACTATAGTACCGATACCTTAAAGCACATCTTTCCACTAAGCTACCTACAGCAGTGTCAAAGTCTATGTATAAACCATTGCTTAGAACACCTCCAAGCTACACCCTGTCTGGCAGTGGCACTCACCGTAACACCATATCTAAGGGCGATGCCTTGTATAGTGTCTTGCTTCGAGACACGGTGCTTGATCACGTTCTCCGGCTTCTTCATGTTGACTGCAGTACTCCCGTATCGTCTATGAGGTCTGGTGGCCGCCCCGAGCAGCCCTTTCTCCTCACTGCTGGCCGCCATCCCAGTGTTGTGACGAGGGTGAGGGGGACGGGGAGGTAAGGGTGAGCCTGCGTGATAATGCCGATCTTGCACCATCCTTAATATTCTTGCAACGGTGCACCATTGTCCTAAAAAACTTCCTCATATACATATTAACATCTATCTTGCAAGACCCTATCCCTCCAAACGTTAAAATCCtatgcatttattgtttttcGTATAATATTTACACAAAGAATGGCAAGATCGCTCCGACCTTGACAGATGTGTGACCACCTGACCCCCCAAACTCATGCTGCAATCATCACCTGTACCCTGAAGGCCACCTGCAAGCTGCTTTTATCAACTGTCATGCATCCTCGTCCTTGTAAAATCTTACAGTTTGATAAGGAGAAAGATAGTGaaatcatttgtttttcatgtttacttTCTATGCGTTGCTTGGGACGCCCTTATAGATAATGGCAAGCTTCTTACGAAAGTGATAGTACACTAAACATCTCAGTGTGTTTAAAGTTCAAGATTATAAGTAAGTACTTTCCTTACGATTGTTGATGGCAACGCACCAGAATCTACAGAGCGAGTCATACTAGCGAGGTTTCTAGTACTCGTACATATACAAACGTATACGTACCACTGTACTGGAAACGTTCTTGTATGAACACATGACAGTCCTTCGAGGATATAGTGATGAACCATTCATTATCCTCAGATGAATACAAGAGCAGTTCATACATTGTCTCATGGTCACCCAGACTCTCGTAGGCTCCACGTTTATGTGAGTGTGACACTGTTCACCTATGACATTCTCAGGATGACTGACATCATTCCCTTCTCACTGTTGCGATTTACTAAGAGCTATAGAACGTTAGAAGTTGTGGGCATCTTTGTTTTTACTCATTTAAAACAACATTTACAAGATAATGCTGCCGTGCACTGTTCTTAAATGTCCACATATATTTGGGGTTTTGATGAATTTCGATGATAATTTAACAAGGTTatgtatggaagaaaaaaaatgagaacgaTTGATTTATCTTTTCCGTGACCTCTGAAAACAGTTCATATgagaggtaaaaatgtttcagtAGTTTACGCAGAagtctacgagagagagagaaagagagagaatgcctcCAAGATCTCTCGCTTTCACTTTCGCACCTCACCCAACAAGTGGTCTATAGAATGTTTCGCGTGTTGCCCTAGCCGTGGGCAGCATACAAAGTAGCCGTAAATATGCAAGGTAactttatgtatgtatactaatagatatatagaaataaatgaaaatgtgcGCTCTATACCCACCGTGTCACCAGACAAACACTACACGTAACACACTGTAAAAGTGGCACCCGCATCATATACCCGAAATACTGCGCAGCTTTTTGTCACCTGACTTTACTGATAATAATCTTTTCAGAACAATTTGACCTGTGGCGTCACTGGATCTAATCTGTAAAAATTCTTGACTATTTTCTCTCAAAACAAAGGgaatgtacgtatgtatataaATATCACCCAAACCATACAATTTTTAAATAACATAATCAGTTTTGGAAAGAcaacttcttcccttccataaAAAGTAATGAAGTATACAATCATGAAATGTTTCTTAGCCGCCTATCTTCAGCCATGTCTTAACAATAACACTTCAACTTCCTGGTTCTGGGCTTAAATGTGATTACATATGTGATTGACTTGGGAGATAGCAGACATGTGGCTAAGAAGGGCGAGTGCCGCGCTACATAAAAGCCGAGATCTCTTGCTGACCTCAGTAGGCGAAGAAGACTCATATCTACGCCGCTTCACGTATGGTATCACGGGGCGAGAACAATATCAATTAATGCCGGACAATACTACCAATACATTGATGATATAATATGAGTAAGcttgggaaagtgtgtgtgtgtgtgtgtgtgtgtgtgtgtgtacgtgtgtgtgctcGTGTGTTGGGGAGATAATTGGTCATATCTGTATATTTTACAGATAATGCACTACTATCATCAATttctccacaaaaaaaaagggggaaggtAGATAATACTGACGACAATTTGAAAGCATCACAGAGCCAAAGaggttcatgtatgtatgtctgggAAAAGTCATGATGGTGTTGTTGCAGTATACAATTGTAAAGgtataatagaaaatgaaaccAATTTGTACatcgaaaatataaaaaatagaaattaaaaagGTGAGATAAGATTACTGATGGCAAACAGATCCTGACGTGCACTCCGGCATGAACATTAGCAACTACCTCTTGATGTTGAAATCCAGCGTCTCACTTCAAAATGAATTAGTGGCGAGCATTGATTTAAGACAGATCTGTACAAATAAATAAGCGAAAGCTGTTTACATAgaattatcgtgtgtgtgtgtgtgtgtgtgtgtgtgtgtgtgtgtgtgtgtgtgtgtgtgtgtgtgtgtgtgcgttaaaaaaaacttcattccAACTTGATTGTTCTCCAGCTATACTATACCCTATCTATTAATTAACTTTGGCGTATCAGTATTATGTCATTGTGTATCATGCGAGGTATTTACATAGTGCTACTATAAATATAAATGACGTTGCAACTGAAAATATTACGTAGGttataacaacaatgacaacacagTGCTCTGAGAATACTGTTGGTCATCACTTCCTTTTGCGCCACAAGCACGATATTATTACGTGTCCGGGAAGCAAAGTGAAATGTTCGATGCTTTCGATAACAAAACTGACTAATGACTACGAAGGTTtgtgttttgcatatttttataaGAGTGAAGTCGATAGGAGAAACTAATCCAAATACATTTTTAAGATGGTTGTGTTGCTATGGGGCTGTTCATGGAGCTACAAGCAGTGTATTCGGATGCAGGCAAGGGTAAGTAATGTCACCTTGCCCATCCGACGCACAACACGAACGAAATGATTAAGCTATAAAGTCACGCATTGTTACTGACGGAAAGAGACAGACTGTATAAGTAATAACAGTTATGATTTAAGGAGATAAGTTACAGCTTTCTGCACCATAGCCAGATTTTTCTGTAGACGTGTTTGCAATTTACGAAAATCTTCGCTCAGGTTTGTGCAGGAAGTTTAACCTTCAACGACTGGGCTTTTCCCAGCCTCCCGGCTGCCCACCCTCCCGCCAAATTATTCCTATCAGAATTCTTACCCCAGACCAATCTGACTCTGGCCGAGGAAAATTGTAGGATTGgagatgactctctctctctctctctctctctctctctctctctctctctctctctctctctctctctctctctctctctctctctctgtctctctctctctctctgcttattcaTTATCTCTAAAAATTTTTAACCCACTTATTATCAACGTAAAGCTGTCTATCTTGTCAGTTGGTCAATTTTCGTGTTCCGATTTCTTATCTTGATCTAAATTTCAATACGTTGAACGTAAAGAAAATCATTGAGGTTATCAAGGATATTGTCATGGTTTTAGAGGTAATTGAACTAGGATTCTACATCATAAAGATATGATGGACCGAAAACAAATAAttctaataaagaaaaaaccgCGGAAGCTGTAGAAATCATGCATCCCCgtggcctttcaaaataatCCTGATGAAAGCTTGATGCATTTATGAATACAAAACCGAAAGTTACACCAGAACATAACATGAgcatacaagaaataaaataaaggatgcTGTAAGAAGTCACCTATGTATATCAGTGACACTACCCGATAGCGGTGATTATCTGTTTGGTCAGACGCTTGTCAACAAGGGAAGTATTTGGGTTGGGGAACTTATAATTGTCCCAGTGTATCAAAGGATCAAGATAACAATTTACTCAATTACTGAATATTGCCTTTTGCATCCCCCAGATTTGCGAAACTTAtaagagataaaatgaaaaaaaaagtattgcattttttttctaattgtactgctctttatttgatttatcttttatctcgtTGTCGTTACCAATGTGATATACTAGTATGTCAAGCACTGCGAGATTAAGGTAGTACACAAAATCATGAAAGGATATGTTCACGGGAATATTTGAACAGTGCTTTTTAACTCTCATTAGGACTATTATCAAATGCTACACACATTATTAGTTAACATTTCTgggatatttattttcttaataatCTATATCAAACCAACACTAGAATAAGGAAGAATCCTCCAATAACCTCATAACCTCCATTAGACCCTTTTGAGAAGTGTTCGAGATAAGACATGAGACGTTTATTTTTTAGAATGCAGTCCTTAGTTAAGCAGGGCACAGGCACAATGAACACAAGCCATGGATGTTTTAATATTCCCAccagattgctctctctctctctctctctctctctctctctctctctaggaccaGTAGTCAGGATAGAAGCAGAAATGATGGGCtcttgtttgaaaaaaaaaaaaaaaaatgggaagaaactggttccCAAATAGACTAGTTGATGAATAGAACGGACTTAGTAACCAAAATGTTAGGAGTAAGTCAATAGGGAGATTTTGAAGAAGATTAGACAACTATATGGATAGTGAATATAATAGGTGGGAGTAAGTTGATAAGTTCACAGAGATACTGCCACGTTTAAGCTTGATGagctcttgcagcttccctcatttctctctctctctctctctctctctctctctctctctctctctcacacacacacacacacacacacacacacacacacacacacacacacacacacacacacacttacacacacgaTAAGAAAAGTGATAAGACAAGTGCATAATCTATTTAACATTTTCTGCCTATTTCCTTTAACTATGTTGCTTATCAGTAAAATTGACAGATGACACACATCCTATACGGCATTTTACTGATTTCAGTTCATCTACGTgtgataaccacacacacacacacacaaaaaaaaaaaaaaaaaaaaaaaaaagtcaccctTTAAAGCGACATGCGTGAACTGAATGTCTCTCAACCTTCAACTTTCCCCACATTTCTCTTCTGGATTCGATGAACTTTTGACGAAATCGAAGACAATTTAGCtaaaaagaagtggaagaaaaagggggcgtggtagtaggtagtggtggtggtggtggtggtggaggggaagggaagaggtatataggggaggtggtggagaggagtaGTTGATGAAAGGGAGGAACGAGGAAGAAAGAGCAAAATTAAAATGCTAAGATTAATTGCATGCCTACATTTCTTTCTTGACTGTGAAAGTCTACATATGTTAATTATGTGTCTCGTTACTGTAGTGCTCCTATCAGTGACCCcgccacattaaaaaaagaagaaaaaaaaaaaaaaaaggattattaTGGGAATTTCTTTTGGCCATCCTTATGGTGAATAGCATTATCTATATTAGAATAGGGGATTATGCCTTACTCGGCAACATACCACGCTTTCTCACGtgatctatataaaaaaaaactatatagtctAGCTACCTACAACAAAAGTGAATGGTTTAATTTATCTAAATCAAGGATCTGAACCTAAggtcagaaaaaaatgttaatatctttttcatgTCACTGAATATATTTCATGTGCATGAAATAAGCTAGACTAGATAAATTCAATAAATCAATTATTTGTGAAGTTATGTACCGCGAGAGGAGACTGTACAAGGAGGAGTGCAGAATGTAAACAAGATCAGGCAGCCTGGTAACGGTGTATGGTTACCCGCTGGCCTCAGCGTCGTCTGTCTCTGCCCGCCTTGGTGATTATGATACCTAAACTTGCTTCTGTTTTGCTTTGATTTGGATGATGGTAAAGTTGATTATGAGCAGTTGTGATTCATGAAGCTTCCATACATTCCTGTGACCTAGTTGCCTTTTGTGAATCTCTAATATATAAAGCATTAAGTATGTCCTGTGTTTTACGTGTTGCTACCAAGATCATTGTTATAATCTTTGGTAAACCTACAGAATTTCACCACTTTAccctttctggacgaaactatttttttctggtagatttcggcttgcttttaattgaaataccacttgtttttggcgcaatcaaccaatttttttttacagcccctAAACAtatgatttgcataaaaaaaccagctggtaaattaattaaatacaagcagaaatctaccagaaaaaattagtttcgtcctgaaaagaacctaacctaacccaaccaacctaattaaacctaatctaacccaacctaacccaacctaatctaataacctaacctaacccaacctaacctaacctaactaaacctaatctaacctaacctaacctaacaaaacctaacctCAGGGACCGTCGTGATTGCTGGAAATATATgattatgccttttttttttcattggccgccgcttcagtttcaaagaacagaaccaatcagcgtaaacaattaagcgcatgctcagacaatggtatgtcacgGAGCCCACCGAGCTGCCGCGAGCGcatgacaccatcagtgtgcggcagtgtttgatgcgggaggctagtgtcacggctgatcaccaaaacaccaaaacacgcttaaattaaaaaaaatctgtgtcgccattcaaaaaggttacacctagtatatatggggttcaaattactcgtaatcaggagctctatctcttgaggtgggtaaaataCACgaagctgattgtggtgaaactctgcagtaatacctAATCTTTTTAAACCCactcatttatgtatttttgctGGAGTATAAAAGATAAGTTAGGTCTTTTTACCAGGTCTGCTGTTTATTATGGAAAATTGTGTCGTTTCAGGATTGCTCATGATGGCAAGTGGTACTGTTATGATACTGAGGACAATAAACAACCATTGGAAAAATGCAAGTTTTGTCCTTCCAAGTAGCTGTCGTAGCTTCCATACTGGAGGGCCAGTGTCAACAGACATTCTGCAGGGTCGGTGGGCCTCTAGTCACCAATACCAACAGTTGGATCTGGAAGGTAAGTGTTATCTAACTAACTCATGGAGTGACAAACTTTTGTTCTATTTATACAGTACCTGTTTGTGGAAATCCTTGGGTAACTGTCTTGAGTCCTGAGGAGCAGAGTTGGGTGCAGCTTGAACTTTTTCAGGTGTGACTTTAACTTTGCGACTCTGCCATTGGACCTG
This DNA window, taken from Portunus trituberculatus isolate SZX2019 chromosome 15, ASM1759143v1, whole genome shotgun sequence, encodes the following:
- the LOC123503924 gene encoding lysM and putative peptidoglycan-binding domain-containing protein 2-like, whose protein sequence is MAASSEEKGLLGAATRPHRRYGSTAVNMKKPENVIKHRVSKQDTIQGIALRYGVTVETIKQHNKLWTVEAMFLHDFLEVPVSRDMYEVVTSSCNSSSNHIDASDSSEVSCSPSSTPKVCHSPSTSSGLLDCSETSPNDFLSKIDSNIALMKSNIERMETHAYPMVDRMEVDDSRCNNSGQRCNSTGRENLYQNGWHDPMATPHTIVNPGRTITMSLKRLLREHEELYEL